GTCGGGGGCGTCGCCGAACAGGATGGCGTCTTGGAAGAGGGTTTGGGCTTGTTGGCGGATGTGGGCGATACGGCCGTTACCCCAGCCTATCAAATTCGCCGCCGCGCCAAACCCGGCCAGCGTAATCCGGTCGCGCACGTCCTCCCAAAAAAAGCGTTCCTGCCCCTCCGCATGGCGCAAAAAGTCCATCACCGACAGCCCTGAAACGGGCAGGCTGTAAGAGACCAGGCGCTGCGCCTCCAGCGATTGCCGATTGGTGGTTGGCGATTCACCAACCGCGTCATCCCCCTGCCACGCATTGTTGGCCGCTTGCCGCGCGCTAATTGCCACTTATCAAACGCTTCATAATTTTCAAACCCCACGCTGCGCAGCAGCACCGGCAGCAAAGTAGACATAATACGGTCGGGCGTTGGTTCGCCGGTGTAGACCCAGCGAATCACAATGCCATAAATTGCGCCCATCCAGGCATAGGCCACGACCTCGGTGTCCACCGGCGGGATGTCGCCGACTTCGATGGCTTCTTGCAGGTAGGTTTCGATCAGGTGGGCGAAGCGGTCGTTGACCTCGTTGCGCTTGTTCTCGAAGGGCGCGCCCAGGCCAACGGCCTGCACCAGCAGCACTTTGGCCGGCCGCCGATACTTGCCGAACGTGTCCAGGGTGGTTGCCAGCGCCAACCGCACGCGGGCAATGCCCTTCGCCTCTGGCTCGATAGCCTCAGTGACGCGCCGCTCTAACAAATCGGCAAACTGGTCTACCAGGGCCAGGAAGAGGCGCTCCTTGTTGGGGAAGTGGAAGTAAATGGAGCCTTTGGAGGTATGCGACTCTTCGACAATCTCGTCCAGGCGGGTGTCGTGGTAGCCCTTATGGGCAAAAATGTTCAGCGCCGCGTCTAAAATGCGTTCGCGAGTGCTTTCCGGATCACGGGAAGAGGAAGTATTTTCGGTCATGGGGGAGTTATAGACTGACTGGTCGGTTTTGTCAATTGTCAATGGTTAATAGTCAATAGCCAATTGCCAACCGTTAAAAATTGATCATTGGCTATTGACCATTGACCATTGACCATTATTCCTTCAGTCTGCCCATAAAGTGGCTGTCTGCCCAACGGCCGTCGCCGAAGCTGTGGTAGCGGCGAGTGCCTTCGATTGCAAAGCCGAATTTCTGGTAGAGGCGGACGGCGATGGGATTGTCTACATTAACGTCCAATTCCACGCGCCGCAAATCCAGCCAGTTGTCGGCGATGTCCAAAATGGCGGTCATCAGGCGGCTGCCGATGCCCAGGCCCCAATAATCAGGGCTGACAGCCATGCCCAGACCGGCGCTGTGAATCAGGCGCGGGTTTTGGTCTTGGAAGATTGTCGTCATGCCGATGACACGGCCGTTATCTTCGGCGACCAACCGATGTAGACCAGGCGGCGGCGCTTCGCCAATCCGCTGGCGGGTGGCCCAAATTTCCTGGCTCGGAATCTGTAACGTCGTTCGGGCTACCAGCGGATCGCGCCACAGGGCGTTGGCCCCGGCCACGTCGTCGGGGTGTGCGGGGCGGATGATCACGCCTGTCGCTCCACTGGCGTTTCGCGGGGTTGGTCGGGCAAGGGGCGCTGTCGCCGACTGCGGCGGGTAAGGTGGTTTCAGGCGGGCATAGAGGCATATGTCGTGGTAACGGCCGTTGCCAAACCCCGCCTGCCGCTTAATCCCCTCCTGTTCAAAGCCAAATTTTCGGGCCATATGGTTCATGGCGGCATTGTCCACAAAGGTTTGCAGTTCCAGCCGCCAGAGATTGAGCCAATTCTCGGCCAGGTCCAGCAGCACGCCAAACAGGTGCGTGCCCACGCCTTGTCCCCAATAATCGGGATGCACATAAATGCCCGGTTCGCCGGTGTGGCGCAGCCGCAGGCGCTGATTTTGGCGCAGCAAACCATACGCCACTACCTGCCCGTCTAACACGCTCACCACCCGGTGCAGGCCGGCCTTCGCTGTCTGAAACGATTCTTGTGTATGGCTGTATTCGGTCGTGTAAAGATGCAGCCCGTTCGCCGCCACCCGCGGATGGCTCATGATGGCGTGCAGCGCCGGAATATCATCTGGGTGAACGGAACGAACGTGAGGTTGGGGGGAGGGGTTTGTATTCATAGTTTTTGCGGATAGAGGGTAGAGCGATTCTCTAGCTCTAGCTCTAGCTCTAGCTCTACACTCCAAGAAATGCTTTCACCTGGGCGATGAACAGGTCTGGCTGGTCGTCGTGGATGGGGTGGCCGCTGTGGGGGATGATTTCTAAACGGCCGCTGCCCAATCTTGCCACCAACCGCGTCACATCGTCCAGGGTATTACCCACTTCGCCATCGCCGTTCAGCAGCAGGACCGGGCAGCGCACCTGCGCCGCTTCGGCCAGGCAAATGTTGCCACCGCGCGCAAAAATGGCCGCCGCCGCTTCATTCCAGCCGCAAATCATCGGCTCCACCTGCGCCGCGCCGTGGCGGGCGGCAATTTGCTGCTGCCACTGGCCCCAATGGGGTTTAGCCGGCACGGGCACGCGCGCTTTCACGGCGTTTAGCATGGCTTGGGAGATGACGCCGGACACGCCCCAGGCGACAACTCCGGCCACCAGTTCCGGGTATGTGGCGGCCAGCAGGATGGCGCTTTCCGCCCCATCGCTGAAGCCCATTACCACGACCGGGCCGCAGTTAACATGGCGCAGCAGGGCGGCCATGTCGTCGGCGTCGCGCTGGTAAAAGTCGGGCGGGAAGTCGCGCGGGGGCGGCTGGCTGGCGCCATAGCCGCGCAAATCGGGGGCGATGACCCGGGTGTGGGTTTGCAGCGTGTCTATCAGCCAGCCTAAATGGGCGCGGGCGGTACCGGTGAAGCCGTGCATGAGGAGTAACGGCCGTCCCGCGCCTATATCCACATACGCCAGTGTCGCCCCGTCTGGCAACATGATCTTGTGCTGCTGTGTTTGAATCATATTGGGTTTAGTCTGTATCTGGTGGAGCCTGATGCGTCCGTCCGTGCATCGTCTGGGCCAATCCTTCCCACCCCTCACGCAGATTCAGATCTCGCTGCGGGAAGGGAATGGTAATCCCATTGTCGGCCATGGCGTTCCAAACCATAAAGTTCAGATCAGACAACACAATCCGGCGCTGCCAGGGGTCATCTATCCAGGCCGCCAGGGTGAAATCCAGCGAGAAATCGCTGAACCCATCAAAAAAAACGACGGGTGGGGGTTCGGTGCGTACCAGGCCGTGTTCGACGGCCGTTTCCAGCAAAATTTGGCGCACGCGCTGAGGGTCGCTGTCGTAGCTGACGCCGATGGGCAGAAGAACGCGCCCAAACAAGTTTGATTTGGTGTATGTGGTTAACTGCGAATTCAAGAACATCTCGTTGGGCACGATAATCTCGGAATCAATGGTGCGGATGCTGGTAGCACGGATATTAAGCTGCTGCACGATGCCCAGTTGATTGTTAATCTCAATCATGTCGCCCGGCCGCAAAGATTGCTCGAACAGCAGCAAAATGCCGCTCATAAAATTGGCGATCACCTGCTGTAAACCAAAACCGATGCCAACCGTCAACCCCGTGCCGATCAGCGCCAGCGAGGTCAGGTCAACACCTAAAACGCCAAAAACGACCAGCACGGCGGCAATTTTAAAGCTGTAGCGAACGATGGTGAGGATGGAATTGGCGATGCCCATGTTGGCCTGGGTGCGCGGCAAAATCACCTTTTGCAGCGCCTCCACAATAAGCCAACTGACAATGGTGAAGGAGTAGAACCAGAGAACGGCCGTCAACAGCCGTCCCAGGGTAATCTGGGCATTAAGAACATTGACAATCTCAATACTCAGAATACCCGGCAAATCTATGAACTGGTTCAGAAAGACGTAACCCGGCAGCAAGACGAAAAGGGGGATGAGGATGCGGGAACGGACGGCCTCGACACGCTCTTGGGAAAACCAGAGGTCCAGCAGCCCCATAATGATCTCGTAGACCAGCAGAATCCAAAAAATGGCGGCGGCATTTTGAATGAGGCCGGCCGGAAACTGCCAACGACCAAACAGCCAGACGATGATAGGGACCAGAAGCAAACCGGTG
This genomic stretch from Candidatus Leptovillus gracilis harbors:
- a CDS encoding alpha/beta hydrolase; protein product: MIQTQQHKIMLPDGATLAYVDIGAGRPLLLMHGFTGTARAHLGWLIDTLQTHTRVIAPDLRGYGASQPPPRDFPPDFYQRDADDMAALLRHVNCGPVVVMGFSDGAESAILLAATYPELVAGVVAWGVSGVISQAMLNAVKARVPVPAKPHWGQWQQQIAARHGAAQVEPMICGWNEAAAAIFARGGNICLAEAAQVRCPVLLLNGDGEVGNTLDDVTRLVARLGSGRLEIIPHSGHPIHDDQPDLFIAQVKAFLGV
- a CDS encoding GNAT family N-acetyltransferase, whose product is MNTNPSPQPHVRSVHPDDIPALHAIMSHPRVAANGLHLYTTEYSHTQESFQTAKAGLHRVVSVLDGQVVAYGLLRQNQRLRLRHTGEPGIYVHPDYWGQGVGTHLFGVLLDLAENWLNLWRLELQTFVDNAAMNHMARKFGFEQEGIKRQAGFGNGRYHDICLYARLKPPYPPQSATAPLARPTPRNASGATGVIIRPAHPDDVAGANALWRDPLVARTTLQIPSQEIWATRQRIGEAPPPGLHRLVAEDNGRVIGMTTIFQDQNPRLIHSAGLGMAVSPDYWGLGIGSRLMTAILDIADNWLDLRRVELDVNVDNPIAVRLYQKFGFAIEGTRRYHSFGDGRWADSHFMGRLKE
- a CDS encoding TetR/AcrR family transcriptional regulator; its protein translation is MTENTSSSRDPESTRERILDAALNIFAHKGYHDTRLDEIVEESHTSKGSIYFHFPNKERLFLALVDQFADLLERRVTEAIEPEAKGIARVRLALATTLDTFGKYRRPAKVLLVQAVGLGAPFENKRNEVNDRFAHLIETYLQEAIEVGDIPPVDTEVVAYAWMGAIYGIVIRWVYTGEPTPDRIMSTLLPVLLRSVGFENYEAFDKWQLARGKRPTMRGRGMTRLVNRQPPIGNRWRRSAWSLTACPFQGCR
- a CDS encoding mechanosensitive ion channel is translated as MLDDPRIDIIVKQFQIFAVLLSRPVVQRQIAAIVAIFLIAWLINRLINAFVHPKVAQMLDARLIKQRKSRFYRLLMVIKWLYFPITGLLLVPIIVWLFGRWQFPAGLIQNAAAIFWILLVYEIIMGLLDLWFSQERVEAVRSRILIPLFVLLPGYVFLNQFIDLPGILSIEIVNVLNAQITLGRLLTAVLWFYSFTIVSWLIVEALQKVILPRTQANMGIANSILTIVRYSFKIAAVLVVFGVLGVDLTSLALIGTGLTVGIGFGLQQVIANFMSGILLLFEQSLRPGDMIEINNQLGIVQQLNIRATSIRTIDSEIIVPNEMFLNSQLTTYTKSNLFGRVLLPIGVSYDSDPQRVRQILLETAVEHGLVRTEPPPVVFFDGFSDFSLDFTLAAWIDDPWQRRIVLSDLNFMVWNAMADNGITIPFPQRDLNLREGWEGLAQTMHGRTHQAPPDTD